The following coding sequences lie in one Candidatus Nitrospira allomarina genomic window:
- a CDS encoding dihydrolipoyl dehydrogenase family protein produces the protein MTYSHDLIIIGGGSAGYAAARTAQAQGADVGIVDQGPLGGLCILRGCMPTKAILRSSDLAALIRRAPEFGLHSTNLQVSLAAIIDRKNRLIKEFAEDRIQALKHPRFTLYQEHAHFVSPTIIQAGHQRLSAKAYIIATGSVISHIPIPGLEEAGYLTSDEVLELDTMPESMIVLGGGPVALELAQFFSRIGVNVTLIQRSGHILSDSDEDLVRPVEAHLRAEGMTVYTNTRLQHISTSGGTKTVHFLHQGQPQQVSATTILQALGRRPNIDGLNLEAAQVAHQTNAIFVNKDMRTSQPQIFAVGDVNGGYEIVHIAIEEGEIAGWNAVHPNLPPKHFDSRLKTQVVFTDPQLASVGLSERECLDRQLPYLVASYPFNDHGKSLCLGETYGHVKVLCHPESGEILGGHIVGPEASELIHELIAIMHFHGTVHDLLRIPHYHPTLAEILTYPAEELVGKLPSV, from the coding sequence ATGACCTATTCTCATGACCTCATCATTATTGGAGGGGGCTCGGCAGGCTATGCGGCCGCTCGCACCGCTCAAGCTCAAGGAGCCGATGTCGGCATTGTCGATCAGGGTCCGTTGGGTGGCCTCTGCATCTTAAGAGGATGCATGCCCACCAAAGCCATTCTCCGCTCCTCCGATCTCGCGGCACTCATCCGCCGTGCACCGGAATTCGGGCTTCACTCAACGAACCTTCAAGTGAGCCTCGCAGCCATTATTGATCGAAAAAATCGGTTAATCAAGGAATTTGCTGAAGATCGCATTCAAGCCCTCAAGCATCCGCGATTTACCCTTTACCAGGAACATGCCCATTTTGTTTCGCCAACGATCATTCAGGCCGGTCACCAGCGGCTATCCGCAAAGGCCTATATCATCGCGACGGGGTCTGTGATCTCACACATCCCCATTCCAGGATTAGAAGAAGCCGGATACCTCACCAGCGATGAGGTATTAGAGCTTGATACCATGCCTGAATCCATGATCGTCCTGGGAGGAGGGCCGGTCGCGTTGGAACTCGCTCAATTTTTTTCTCGCATTGGCGTTAACGTCACGCTGATTCAACGAAGCGGCCACATTCTCTCGGACTCGGACGAAGATCTGGTTCGGCCAGTTGAAGCACACCTTCGGGCTGAAGGAATGACCGTCTACACCAATACACGCCTCCAACATATCAGCACTTCCGGCGGAACGAAGACCGTCCACTTTCTGCATCAAGGCCAACCACAGCAAGTCAGCGCTACGACAATCCTCCAGGCCCTCGGCCGCCGCCCAAATATCGACGGCCTTAATTTGGAGGCAGCGCAAGTCGCCCATCAAACGAATGCCATTTTCGTCAACAAGGACATGAGAACATCTCAACCACAGATTTTTGCCGTGGGAGATGTCAACGGCGGGTATGAAATCGTCCATATTGCCATCGAAGAGGGCGAAATCGCCGGATGGAATGCCGTTCATCCCAATCTCCCTCCTAAACATTTTGATTCCCGCCTCAAAACCCAGGTCGTCTTTACTGATCCCCAGTTGGCCAGCGTGGGACTGTCCGAGCGGGAATGCCTGGACCGTCAACTCCCCTATCTTGTCGCTTCTTACCCCTTTAACGACCATGGAAAGTCTCTCTGTCTGGGCGAAACGTATGGACACGTGAAAGTGCTCTGTCATCCTGAGTCTGGTGAGATTCTCGGTGGACACATCGTTGGACCGGAGGCTTCAGAACTTATTCATGAATTGATTGCCATCATGCACTTTCATGGGACAGTCCACGATCTTCTCCGCATTCCCCATTACCATCCAACCCTAGCTGAAATTCTCACCTATCCTGCTGAGGAACTCGTCGGAAAATTACCCTCCGTCTAG
- a CDS encoding TVP38/TMEM64 family protein, with amino-acid sequence MKTRIMEPHMSHPSATPTDSSNPLMGKVLIGSILLAGIGAFFYFDLGHYLSLDALKANRDTLLAYTASHYEIAAAVFILIYILQTAFSLPGGAILTLTGGFLFGSLMGTLFVNIGATAGATLAFLAARYLLHDWVERKFGDRLGTIQEGFANNAFNYLMTLRLIPAFPFFLVNLVSGLTRVNLGTYVLATSIGIIPGSFVFAFAGRQLGTINSLSEIASPPVLLAFTLLGLLALMPVAYQKWKKTHSGIINPKS; translated from the coding sequence ATGAAAACCCGCATAATGGAGCCTCACATGTCCCATCCGTCCGCCACCCCAACCGACTCGTCCAATCCATTGATGGGAAAGGTTCTCATAGGGAGTATTCTGCTGGCAGGCATCGGTGCGTTTTTCTATTTTGATCTGGGCCACTATCTCTCTCTGGATGCCTTAAAGGCCAATCGAGACACCCTACTAGCTTATACCGCCTCACATTATGAAATCGCAGCCGCGGTATTTATTCTCATCTATATCCTCCAGACAGCCTTCTCACTTCCCGGCGGAGCCATCCTCACGTTGACGGGAGGATTCCTATTTGGAAGTCTGATGGGAACGCTATTCGTCAATATCGGAGCCACCGCCGGAGCCACGCTCGCCTTTTTGGCCGCCCGCTATTTGCTCCACGATTGGGTGGAGCGCAAATTTGGCGACCGGCTCGGGACCATCCAAGAAGGATTTGCCAACAATGCGTTTAATTACCTCATGACGCTTCGACTCATTCCAGCCTTTCCTTTTTTCCTCGTGAACCTGGTGTCCGGCCTCACCCGTGTCAACCTCGGCACTTATGTCCTGGCGACGTCCATTGGCATTATTCCCGGCAGCTTTGTTTTTGCCTTTGCGGGCCGCCAATTGGGCACAATCAATTCCTTGAGCGAAATTGCCAGCCCACCGGTCTTACTCGCCTTTACGCTCCTGGGCTTGTTAGCCCTCATGCCGGTGGCCTATCAGAAATGGAAGAAGACTCACAGTGGAATCATCAACCCTAAATCGTAA